A single region of the Corallococcus caeni genome encodes:
- a CDS encoding winged helix-turn-helix transcriptional regulator — translation MHDDLSPLCSRFLAAADLLGRRWTGVILRILMDGPCRFGELTERIGTISERVLSERLKDLEAEGILERHVDPGPPIRSEYRLTEKGQAFWKVIDELGKWAERWVDVKAPAQARKGVGAKSTRAAPRKRKSA, via the coding sequence ATGCATGACGACCTGAGTCCGCTGTGCTCGCGGTTCCTGGCGGCGGCCGACCTGCTGGGCCGACGCTGGACGGGCGTCATCCTGCGCATCCTGATGGACGGGCCGTGCCGCTTCGGGGAGCTGACGGAGCGCATCGGCACCATCAGCGAGCGCGTCCTGTCGGAGCGGCTCAAGGACCTGGAGGCCGAAGGCATCCTCGAGCGCCACGTCGACCCGGGCCCGCCCATCCGCTCCGAGTACCGCCTGACGGAGAAGGGGCAGGCGTTCTGGAAGGTCATCGACGAATTGGGCAAGTGGGCGGAGCGCTGGGTGGACGTGAAGGCTCCGGCGCAGGCGCGCAAGGGCGTGGGCGCGAAGTCCACGCGGGCCGCGCCCCGGAAGCGCAAGAGCGCCTGA
- a CDS encoding SDR family oxidoreductase yields MQLKDLKIIVTGGAQGMGAHFAQRIHEAGGQVAVGDVNEEKLAALPAGIHRRKLDVSNEQDVTDFVQWAHGAMGGLNGLINNAGILRDALLVKKDRTTGQVKKLSTADWNAVIGVNLTGATLMVREVVSKMVETDQRPGVIVNMSSIARHGNRGQSNYVSAKAALAANTVTWSREFAPFGIRVGAIAPGMIETPMTQGMNQKARDALVAAIPVGRIGEPEDIWVAVKFIVECDYFNGRTIDVDGGHNF; encoded by the coding sequence ATGCAGCTGAAGGACCTGAAGATCATCGTGACGGGTGGCGCGCAGGGCATGGGCGCGCACTTCGCCCAGCGCATCCACGAGGCGGGCGGCCAGGTGGCCGTTGGCGACGTCAACGAGGAGAAGCTCGCGGCGCTGCCCGCGGGCATCCACCGCCGCAAGCTGGACGTGTCCAACGAGCAGGACGTCACGGACTTCGTGCAGTGGGCGCACGGCGCCATGGGCGGCCTCAACGGCCTCATCAACAACGCGGGCATCCTGCGCGACGCGCTGCTCGTGAAGAAGGACCGCACCACCGGCCAGGTGAAGAAGCTGTCCACGGCGGACTGGAACGCCGTCATCGGCGTGAACCTCACCGGCGCCACGCTGATGGTGCGCGAGGTCGTCTCCAAGATGGTGGAGACGGACCAGCGCCCCGGCGTCATCGTGAACATGTCGTCCATCGCGCGGCACGGCAACCGCGGCCAGTCCAACTACGTGTCCGCCAAGGCCGCACTCGCCGCCAACACCGTCACCTGGTCGCGCGAGTTCGCGCCGTTCGGCATCCGCGTGGGCGCCATCGCGCCGGGCATGATTGAGACGCCCATGACGCAGGGGATGAACCAGAAGGCCCGCGACGCGCTGGTGGCCGCCATCCCGGTGGGCCGCATCGGCGAGCCGGAGGACATCTGGGTGGCCGTGAAGTTCATCGTGGAGTGCGACTACTTCAACGGCCGCACCATCGACGTGGACGGCGGCCACAACTTCTAG
- a CDS encoding aminotransferase-like domain-containing protein, which translates to MSADAMSAPLPPPPAYRLSQRMSRMKTSAVREILKIAERPDILSFAGGLPAPELFPKDAIAKAFAETFASDADGRSALQYSTTEGFAPLREWIAGHLARKGQNVHADQVLITSGSQQGLDLAGKILLDPGDLVVVEDPSYLAALQTFGGYEVEFATVRSDDAGMDTDDLAALLKKRQPKLLYVIPNFQNPKGTTLSLERRKALVRLAQEHRFVILEDDPYGELRFKGVHLPSLASLDDQGVVLSLSTFSKTLAPGLRLGWVTGPKALLKPMTIAKQATDLHTATLAQRATARLLETFDYAGHIQALMPIYAQRANAMLDALKAHMPQGTQWTRPDGGMFLWVELPGGLDAAKLLPLAVEQKVAFVPGAPFFANDQKPQFMRLNYSNRPPELIVEGMKRLGSVISDAL; encoded by the coding sequence ATGAGCGCGGACGCTATGAGTGCACCCCTGCCCCCTCCTCCGGCCTACCGGCTGTCCCAGCGCATGTCCCGGATGAAGACGTCCGCGGTGCGGGAGATCCTCAAGATCGCCGAGCGCCCGGACATCCTGTCCTTCGCCGGCGGCCTGCCCGCCCCGGAGCTCTTCCCGAAGGACGCCATCGCCAAGGCGTTCGCGGAGACCTTCGCCAGCGACGCGGACGGGCGCTCCGCGCTCCAGTACAGCACCACGGAGGGCTTCGCCCCCTTGCGCGAGTGGATCGCCGGGCACCTGGCCCGCAAGGGCCAGAACGTCCACGCGGACCAGGTGCTCATCACCAGCGGCTCGCAGCAGGGCCTGGACCTGGCGGGGAAGATCCTCCTCGACCCGGGTGACCTGGTGGTCGTGGAGGACCCCAGCTACCTGGCGGCGCTGCAGACCTTCGGCGGCTACGAGGTGGAGTTCGCCACCGTGCGCAGCGACGACGCGGGCATGGACACGGACGACCTGGCGGCCCTGCTGAAGAAGCGCCAGCCGAAGCTGCTCTACGTCATCCCCAACTTCCAGAACCCCAAGGGCACCACCCTGTCCCTGGAGCGCCGCAAGGCGCTGGTGCGGCTGGCCCAGGAGCACCGCTTCGTCATCCTGGAGGACGACCCGTATGGCGAGCTGCGCTTCAAGGGCGTGCACCTGCCGTCGCTGGCGTCGCTGGACGACCAGGGCGTGGTGCTGTCCCTGTCCACCTTCTCCAAGACGCTGGCCCCCGGCCTGCGCCTGGGCTGGGTGACGGGCCCCAAGGCGCTGCTCAAGCCGATGACCATCGCGAAGCAGGCCACGGACCTGCACACCGCCACGCTCGCCCAGCGCGCCACGGCGCGGCTGCTGGAGACGTTCGACTACGCGGGCCACATCCAGGCGCTGATGCCCATCTACGCCCAGCGCGCCAACGCGATGCTGGACGCGCTCAAGGCCCACATGCCCCAGGGCACCCAGTGGACCCGGCCGGACGGCGGCATGTTCCTCTGGGTGGAGCTGCCCGGGGGGCTGGACGCGGCGAAGCTCCTGCCCCTGGCCGTGGAGCAGAAGGTCGCCTTCGTCCCCGGCGCGCCATTCTTCGCCAACGACCAGAAGCCGCAGTTCATGCGGCTGAACTACTCCAACCGCCCGCCCGAGCTCATCGTCGAGGGCATGAAGCGGCTGGGCTCCGTCATCTCGGACGCCCTCTAG
- a CDS encoding Lrp/AsnC family transcriptional regulator — protein MDALDYRIVDMLQRDGRATQLELSRGVKLSQPAVAERIRKLEEKGVITGYTARVDATQLGKDITAFIGVSIEHPKHFEGFARKVAELEDVLEAHRVAGQDSYVLKVKTANTRTLDSLLVETLRTIPGVTRTSTTIVLSTLKEDTHVRVPDELLNGE, from the coding sequence ATGGACGCCCTGGATTATCGCATCGTGGACATGCTTCAGCGCGATGGCCGGGCCACGCAGCTGGAGCTGTCACGTGGGGTGAAGCTGTCCCAGCCGGCGGTGGCGGAGCGCATCCGCAAGCTGGAGGAGAAGGGCGTCATCACCGGCTACACGGCGCGCGTGGACGCGACGCAGCTGGGCAAGGACATCACCGCCTTCATCGGGGTGAGCATCGAGCACCCCAAGCACTTCGAGGGCTTCGCGCGGAAGGTGGCCGAGCTGGAGGACGTGCTGGAGGCCCACCGGGTCGCGGGGCAGGACTCGTACGTCTTGAAGGTGAAGACCGCGAATACGCGGACGCTGGACTCGCTGCTCGTGGAGACGCTGCGCACCATTCCAGGTGTGACCCGCACGAGCACCACCATCGTCCTGTCGACCTTGAAGGAAGACACGCACGTGCGTGTCCCCGATGAGCTGTTGAACGGAGAATGA
- a CDS encoding TetR/AcrR family transcriptional regulator — protein MNRPSTSERVPVTPRGQRTRQKLLKAAEAVFGDKGYERASIADLTRKASVALGTFYVYFPDKQSIFVEVVDELGARLRRLIAESTAACTTRLEVEREGLRAFFEFVRQHPNLYRVVRQAEFVDADCYRRYYDRFAKGYVRGLTQAMDKGEVRRMDPEALAYCLMGIGDFLGMRWVLWEEDPGLERVLDTAMALLSHGLPSHLQAVPPPSRPAAKPSKPTPPKPSPRRPSRGPRS, from the coding sequence ATGAATCGCCCTTCAACTTCAGAACGCGTCCCCGTCACGCCGCGCGGTCAGCGGACGCGGCAGAAGCTGTTGAAGGCCGCGGAGGCGGTGTTCGGCGACAAGGGCTACGAGCGCGCGTCCATCGCGGACCTCACGCGCAAGGCCAGCGTCGCGCTGGGCACCTTCTACGTGTACTTCCCCGACAAGCAGTCCATCTTCGTGGAGGTGGTGGACGAGCTGGGAGCGCGCCTGCGCCGCCTCATCGCGGAGTCCACGGCCGCGTGCACCACGCGCCTGGAGGTGGAGCGCGAGGGGCTGCGCGCCTTCTTCGAGTTCGTGCGCCAGCACCCGAACCTCTACCGCGTGGTGCGGCAGGCGGAGTTCGTGGACGCGGACTGCTACCGCCGCTACTACGACCGCTTCGCCAAGGGCTACGTGCGCGGCCTCACGCAGGCCATGGACAAGGGCGAGGTGCGCCGCATGGACCCGGAGGCGCTCGCCTACTGCCTGATGGGCATTGGCGACTTCCTGGGCATGCGCTGGGTGCTCTGGGAGGAGGACCCGGGCCTGGAGCGCGTGCTCGACACGGCGATGGCGCTGCTGTCCCACGGCCTGCCGTCCCACCTCCAGGCCGTCCCGCCCCCCTCGCGGCCCGCCGCGAAGCCTTCGAAGCCCACCCCCCCCAAGCCGTCCCCCCGCCGTCCGTCACGCGGTCCCCGGAGCTGA
- a CDS encoding 3-oxoacyl-ACP synthase III family protein — protein MRYANILSTGRYVPEKLLTNADVEKILGEKVDEWLQQNVGIKQRHVMADHQATSDLAVAAAKEALARAKVDPKELDLVLVASDTPDYLSPGTSSVVQAKLGAVNAGTYDINAACAGWVTALDVASKTISADDSYQRILVVGAYGMTRYVNWKDKKTCTLFADGAGAVVLGASDKPGFLGAKLLANGEYHDALGIYTGGTNRPATAETLALTDGKPAVQFVRKFPSTFNTERWPMLLDTLLKRADQTLDDVKLFVFTQLNLRTIEATMKALNQPMEKAHYTMDKWGYTGSACIPMTLDDAVLQGKVKKGDLVAFCASGGGLAMASALYRWTA, from the coding sequence ATGCGTTACGCGAACATCCTGTCCACCGGCCGCTACGTCCCCGAGAAGCTCCTCACCAACGCCGACGTGGAGAAGATCCTGGGCGAGAAGGTGGACGAGTGGCTCCAGCAGAACGTGGGCATCAAGCAGCGCCACGTGATGGCGGACCACCAGGCCACCAGCGACCTGGCCGTGGCCGCCGCGAAGGAGGCGCTGGCCCGCGCGAAGGTGGATCCGAAGGAGCTGGACCTGGTGCTCGTGGCCAGTGACACGCCGGACTACCTCTCCCCCGGCACGTCGTCCGTGGTGCAGGCGAAGCTGGGCGCGGTCAACGCGGGCACCTACGACATCAACGCGGCGTGCGCCGGCTGGGTGACGGCGCTGGACGTCGCGTCGAAGACGATCTCCGCGGACGACAGCTACCAGCGCATCCTGGTGGTGGGCGCCTACGGGATGACCCGGTACGTGAACTGGAAGGACAAGAAGACCTGCACGCTGTTCGCGGACGGCGCGGGCGCGGTGGTGCTGGGCGCGTCCGACAAGCCGGGCTTCCTGGGCGCGAAGCTGCTCGCCAACGGCGAGTACCACGACGCGCTGGGCATCTACACCGGCGGCACCAACCGGCCCGCCACGGCGGAGACGCTGGCGCTGACGGACGGCAAGCCCGCGGTGCAGTTCGTGCGCAAGTTCCCCTCCACGTTCAACACCGAGCGCTGGCCCATGCTGCTGGACACGCTGCTCAAGCGCGCGGACCAGACACTGGACGACGTGAAGCTGTTCGTCTTCACGCAGCTCAACCTGCGCACCATCGAAGCCACCATGAAGGCGCTCAACCAGCCCATGGAGAAGGCGCACTACACGATGGACAAGTGGGGCTACACGGGCTCCGCCTGCATCCCCATGACGCTCGACGACGCGGTGCTGCAGGGCAAGGTGAAGAAGGGCGACCTGGTCGCCTTCTGCGCCAGCGGCGGTGGCCTCGCCATGGCGTCCGCCCTCTACCGCTGGACGGCCTGA
- a CDS encoding acyl-CoA synthetase has translation MFIGDWMGRGALYWPDAVAVVDVARKDAGRFTYRQMNARANALAGWLRDVAGVRRGDRVAIVAHNGVEYLDTLFACGKLGAVFVPYNWRLHAAELTDGVRAIRPRVLLFGDDFKDAVAQVREHVGDGLRLVSLEAQGLPGADPYAQAMAYAPAAPVTNDAVSEEDILCLLFTGGTTGRSKGAKVSYRMVAWNTLNTLVHEIRQGDVTVTHTPLFHTGGLLVYTLPLLTVGGTVVLMRRWDPDEMLGLVAKEKVTLFFAVPTQYQQLMDSPRWKGTDFSSVRFVTSGGAPLPVTLLQAWQAVHPVPFKQGFGMTEFGPGIFSMGPEFAVSKAGSIGRPNYFIDAKLVDDAGRPVPVGGVGELVLKGPSMCSGYFEDDAATKEAIDADGWFHTGDLARVDSDGFFTIAGRKKDMFISGGENVYPLELESVLYEHPAVQQCAVVGVPDAKWGEAGRAYVVLKPGAEASADALLEHLKGRVARFKVPKRVELVKALPVSAAGKILKRELREAAIAADARAAS, from the coding sequence ATGTTCATCGGGGACTGGATGGGGCGGGGTGCCCTTTATTGGCCGGACGCGGTGGCCGTGGTGGACGTGGCCCGGAAGGACGCGGGCCGCTTCACCTACCGACAGATGAACGCGCGCGCCAACGCGCTCGCGGGCTGGCTGCGGGACGTGGCCGGCGTGCGGCGCGGCGACCGCGTGGCCATCGTCGCGCACAACGGCGTGGAGTACCTGGACACGCTGTTCGCGTGCGGGAAGCTGGGCGCCGTCTTCGTGCCCTACAACTGGCGGCTGCACGCGGCGGAGCTGACGGATGGCGTGCGCGCCATCCGCCCGCGCGTGCTGCTGTTCGGGGACGACTTCAAGGACGCGGTGGCCCAGGTGCGCGAGCACGTGGGCGACGGCCTGCGGCTGGTGTCCCTGGAGGCGCAAGGGCTGCCCGGCGCGGATCCGTACGCGCAGGCCATGGCGTACGCGCCCGCCGCTCCTGTCACCAACGACGCGGTGAGCGAGGAGGACATCCTCTGCCTGCTCTTCACCGGCGGCACCACCGGCCGGTCCAAGGGCGCGAAGGTGTCGTACCGCATGGTGGCGTGGAACACGCTCAACACGCTGGTGCATGAGATCCGCCAGGGCGACGTGACGGTGACGCACACGCCGCTGTTCCACACGGGCGGGCTGCTCGTCTACACGCTGCCGCTGCTCACCGTGGGCGGCACCGTGGTGCTGATGCGCCGCTGGGACCCGGACGAGATGCTGGGCCTGGTCGCGAAGGAGAAGGTGACGCTCTTCTTCGCGGTGCCCACGCAGTACCAGCAGTTGATGGACTCGCCGCGCTGGAAGGGGACGGACTTCTCCTCCGTGCGCTTCGTCACCAGCGGCGGCGCGCCCCTGCCGGTGACGCTGCTCCAGGCGTGGCAGGCCGTGCACCCGGTGCCCTTCAAGCAGGGCTTCGGCATGACGGAGTTCGGCCCGGGCATCTTCAGCATGGGGCCGGAGTTCGCGGTGTCCAAGGCGGGCTCCATCGGCCGGCCCAACTACTTCATCGACGCGAAGCTGGTGGACGACGCGGGCAGGCCCGTCCCCGTGGGCGGGGTGGGGGAGCTGGTGCTGAAGGGGCCCTCCATGTGCTCCGGCTACTTCGAGGACGACGCCGCGACGAAGGAGGCCATCGACGCGGACGGCTGGTTCCACACCGGGGACCTGGCGCGCGTGGACTCGGACGGCTTCTTCACCATCGCGGGCCGCAAGAAGGACATGTTCATCTCCGGCGGAGAGAACGTGTACCCGCTGGAGCTGGAGTCCGTGCTGTACGAGCACCCCGCCGTGCAGCAGTGCGCGGTGGTGGGCGTGCCGGACGCGAAGTGGGGCGAGGCGGGCCGGGCCTACGTGGTGCTCAAGCCCGGGGCCGAGGCCTCGGCGGACGCGCTGCTCGAGCACCTCAAGGGCCGGGTGGCACGCTTCAAGGTCCCCAAGCGGGTGGAGCTGGTGAAGGCCCTGCCGGTGTCCGCGGCGGGGAAGATTCTGAAGCGCGAGTTGCGCGAGGCGGCCATCGCCGCGGACGCGCGGGCCGCTTCCTGA
- a CDS encoding alpha/beta hydrolase, whose amino-acid sequence MADTSRKVEIRDIPTQRLRVRARLVGEEGFPVIFVHGNCSSSAFFESLMKTLPQGFRGIAPDMRGYGHTEEKTIHATRGMRDFSDDLVALMDTLSLKRAVFVAHSAGAGMVMQLSLDHPERVAGLVVEAPLSPYGFGGTKDADGTPCWADFAGSGGGTANPDFVQRLKTKDRSTESQTSPRNVMNGCYVKPPFRHPDEEMLLSSVLDTHVSDELYPGNFAQSPNWPGVAPGTTGMNNAMAPAYYNTSSFAELKNGPDVLWIRGADDAIVSDTSLFDFGFLGKLGAVPGWPGDEKYPPQPMVSQMRKVMERYAANGGRYREVVLQDTGHSPHLEKTKEFHDLLVPFLQEHAR is encoded by the coding sequence ATGGCTGATACATCCAGGAAGGTCGAGATCCGGGACATCCCCACGCAGCGGCTCCGGGTGCGCGCACGGCTCGTGGGCGAGGAGGGCTTTCCGGTCATCTTCGTGCACGGCAACTGTTCCTCGTCCGCGTTCTTCGAGTCGCTGATGAAGACGCTGCCCCAGGGCTTCCGGGGCATCGCGCCGGACATGCGCGGCTACGGGCACACGGAGGAGAAGACCATCCACGCGACGCGCGGCATGCGCGACTTCAGCGACGACCTGGTGGCGCTGATGGACACGCTGTCCCTGAAGCGCGCGGTGTTCGTGGCGCACTCGGCGGGCGCGGGCATGGTGATGCAGCTGTCCCTGGACCACCCGGAGCGCGTGGCCGGGCTGGTGGTGGAGGCGCCGCTGTCGCCCTACGGCTTCGGCGGCACGAAGGACGCGGACGGCACGCCGTGCTGGGCGGACTTCGCGGGCTCCGGCGGCGGCACGGCCAACCCGGACTTCGTGCAGCGGCTGAAGACGAAGGACCGCTCCACGGAGTCGCAGACGTCGCCGCGCAACGTGATGAACGGCTGCTACGTGAAGCCGCCGTTCCGGCACCCGGACGAGGAGATGCTCCTGAGCTCCGTGCTGGACACGCACGTGTCGGACGAGCTGTACCCGGGCAACTTCGCCCAGTCCCCGAACTGGCCGGGCGTGGCGCCGGGCACCACGGGCATGAACAACGCCATGGCGCCCGCCTACTACAACACCTCCTCCTTCGCGGAGCTGAAGAACGGGCCGGACGTGCTGTGGATCCGCGGCGCGGATGACGCCATCGTCTCCGACACGTCCCTGTTCGACTTCGGCTTCCTGGGCAAGCTGGGCGCGGTGCCCGGCTGGCCCGGGGATGAGAAGTACCCGCCGCAGCCCATGGTGTCGCAGATGCGCAAGGTGATGGAGCGCTACGCGGCCAACGGCGGCCGCTACCGCGAGGTCGTCCTCCAGGACACGGGCCACAGCCCGCACCTGGAGAAGACGAAGGAGTTCCACGACCTGCTCGTCCCGTTCCTGCAGGAGCACGCCCGCTAG
- a CDS encoding esterase/lipase family protein: MRSTWTLSLTAALLMAGCGAEPPAEAPPAQESVATAEAPLDADLAPYFDAVPTFTGNYRVVGTYTPPSWSWGQIELLEGKQRFRTEYYNPRTLKLRDQDTYQSTDYPLRTYFGSLNQQLVNAFNLYYANSCATTSGATCPTPGPTKPEARFVLLHKGRATAARTCNVNLTPTLLVHGAIQDGNVWMFPNGNNGTGGTYGGAAQLTGMVQDLESKGRCVYAVTFGSFHGDNFNHAIHVANAVQRIKALHPGVARVDVVAWSKGVLAVDPWLENAATWGGFSTTRFFERLAKEQASQVPAYDDSVRVYVPLSGPHKGIDLNFRHPIHTLTIASTASNAPVGRGPMPWTYFSAMQCVTFGYSVPWFNNPYAESVCKDSGGVWTDYFRRIYLSNITGLSSTGTPVSSSTLQTLNTNQGLSASSFKFDDYNMSLFGAVNDSGKYVTAYPGQLQAAYDLRGTYPIPDRSASAWDDIDPDENRYFPWLDTKLVYNPYNPWVAAGYMASSDHRVCRTTAFDPVGSPCFAYHAYNTNQNREAYDSLMYGKYRIMDGLGINAAMEMGGKFITRLAEHGLDSRLPSLYVLYGTAGGATPFETDGMTSTTSTLRSDGVLFEASIAAMTQLTQGWTSTKKTADAKQEGMAYDHLSMGITPAVWNKISAHFVSRD, encoded by the coding sequence ATGCGAAGCACCTGGACGTTGTCACTCACGGCCGCATTGTTGATGGCAGGCTGCGGGGCGGAACCCCCCGCGGAAGCCCCCCCGGCGCAGGAGTCCGTCGCCACGGCCGAGGCCCCGCTGGACGCGGACCTGGCGCCGTACTTCGACGCCGTCCCCACCTTCACCGGCAACTACCGGGTGGTGGGCACGTACACGCCGCCCTCGTGGTCCTGGGGGCAGATTGAGTTGCTGGAAGGCAAGCAGCGCTTCCGCACGGAGTACTACAACCCGCGCACGCTGAAGCTGCGGGACCAGGACACGTACCAGTCCACCGACTACCCGCTGCGGACGTACTTCGGTTCGCTGAACCAGCAGCTGGTGAACGCGTTCAACCTCTACTACGCGAACAGCTGTGCCACGACGTCCGGGGCCACCTGCCCCACGCCCGGCCCCACCAAGCCGGAGGCGCGCTTCGTCCTCTTGCACAAGGGGCGGGCCACCGCGGCGCGCACCTGTAACGTCAACCTGACGCCGACGCTGCTGGTGCACGGCGCCATCCAGGACGGAAACGTCTGGATGTTCCCCAACGGGAACAACGGTACGGGCGGCACCTACGGCGGCGCGGCGCAGCTGACGGGCATGGTGCAGGACCTGGAGTCGAAGGGCCGCTGCGTGTACGCGGTGACGTTCGGCTCGTTCCACGGCGACAACTTCAACCACGCCATCCACGTGGCCAACGCCGTCCAGCGCATCAAGGCGCTGCACCCGGGCGTGGCGCGGGTGGACGTGGTGGCGTGGAGCAAGGGCGTGCTGGCGGTGGACCCCTGGCTGGAGAACGCGGCGACGTGGGGCGGCTTCAGCACGACGCGCTTCTTCGAGCGTCTTGCGAAGGAGCAGGCGTCGCAGGTGCCGGCGTATGACGACTCGGTGCGCGTGTACGTGCCGCTGTCCGGGCCGCACAAGGGCATCGACCTGAACTTCCGCCACCCCATCCACACGCTGACCATCGCGAGCACGGCCTCCAACGCGCCGGTGGGCCGTGGCCCGATGCCGTGGACGTACTTCTCCGCGATGCAGTGCGTGACGTTTGGTTACAGCGTGCCCTGGTTCAACAACCCCTACGCGGAGAGTGTGTGCAAGGATTCCGGCGGCGTGTGGACGGACTACTTCCGCCGCATCTACCTGTCGAACATCACGGGCCTGTCCAGCACGGGCACGCCGGTGTCCAGCAGCACGCTGCAGACGCTGAACACGAACCAGGGGCTGTCCGCGTCGTCGTTCAAGTTCGACGACTACAACATGAGCCTCTTCGGCGCGGTGAACGACAGCGGCAAGTACGTGACGGCGTACCCGGGCCAGCTGCAGGCGGCGTACGACCTGCGCGGCACGTACCCGATTCCGGACCGCAGCGCGTCCGCGTGGGACGACATCGATCCGGACGAGAACCGCTACTTCCCCTGGCTGGACACGAAGCTCGTCTACAACCCGTACAACCCCTGGGTCGCGGCGGGCTACATGGCGTCCAGCGACCACCGCGTGTGCCGCACGACGGCGTTCGACCCGGTGGGCTCGCCGTGCTTCGCGTACCACGCGTACAACACGAACCAGAACCGTGAGGCGTACGACTCGCTGATGTACGGCAAGTACCGCATCATGGACGGCCTGGGCATCAACGCGGCGATGGAGATGGGCGGCAAGTTCATCACGCGCCTGGCGGAGCACGGCCTGGATTCGCGCCTGCCGTCGCTCTACGTGCTGTACGGCACGGCGGGCGGGGCGACCCCGTTCGAGACGGACGGCATGACGTCCACCACGTCCACGCTGCGCAGCGACGGCGTCCTCTTCGAGGCGAGCATCGCAGCGATGACCCAGCTCACCCAGGGCTGGACGTCCACGAAGAAGACCGCCGACGCGAAGCAGGAGGGCATGGCCTATGACCACCTGAGCATGGGCATCACCCCGGCGGTGTGGAACAAGATCTCCGCGCACTTCGTTTCGCGGGATTGA